One Nitrospira sp. DNA window includes the following coding sequences:
- a CDS encoding Two-component transcriptional response regulator, LuxR family, producing MVPELVKPIEILLVEDNPGDVRLTREALKEAKVINNLNVIKDGMEALAYLRKEGPYAAAPRPHLILLDLNLPKRDGREVLATIKADEALKRIPVVVLTTSQDEQDVLKSYNLHANCYITKPVDLDQFIRVVRSIEDFWLGIVVLPATNRTA from the coding sequence ATGGTACCTGAGTTAGTGAAGCCGATCGAAATTCTTCTGGTCGAGGATAATCCCGGTGATGTTCGCCTGACAAGGGAAGCATTGAAGGAAGCCAAGGTCATCAACAATCTGAACGTGATCAAAGACGGCATGGAGGCCTTAGCCTATCTCCGGAAGGAGGGTCCCTATGCCGCGGCGCCGCGCCCCCATCTGATTCTGCTCGATCTGAACCTTCCCAAGCGAGACGGTCGCGAGGTGTTGGCCACCATCAAGGCCGACGAGGCGCTGAAACGCATTCCTGTCGTGGTCCTGACGACATCCCAGGATGAACAGGACGTGTTGAAGTCCTACAACCTTCACGCCAATTGCTACATCACGAAGCCGGTCGATCTCGATCAGTTCATCCGGGTGGTGCGATCCATCGAAGACTTCTGGCTCGGCATCGTCGTGTTACCCGCCACCAACAGAACGGCATGA